A region from the Nostoc sp. HK-01 genome encodes:
- the accC gene encoding biotin carboxylase, whose translation MKFDKILIANRGEIALRILRACEEMGIATVAVHSTVDRNALHVQLADEAVCIGEPASGKSYLNIPNIIAAALTRNATAIHPGYGFLAENAKFAEICADHHIAFIGPTPEAIRLMGDKSTAKETMQKAGVPTVPGSDGLVESEQEGLALAKEIGYPVMIKATAGGGGRGMRLVRSEDEFVKLFLAAQGEAGAAFGNSGVYIEKFIERPRHIEFQILADNYGNVIHLGERDCSIQRRNQKLLEEAPSPALDSDLREKMGQAAVKAAQFINFTGAGTIEFLLDRFGKFYFMEMNTRIQVEHPVTEMITGVDLVAEQIRVAQGERLKLTQDQVVLRGHAIECRINAEDPDHDFRPAPGRISGYLPPGGPGVRIDSHVYTDYQIPPYYDSLIGKLIVWGPDRATAINRMKRALRECAITGLPTTIGFHQRIMENPQFLQGNVYTNFVQEMKL comes from the coding sequence ATGAAGTTTGACAAAATATTAATTGCTAATCGGGGAGAAATCGCGCTTCGCATTCTCCGCGCCTGTGAAGAAATGGGAATTGCGACTGTTGCGGTTCACTCCACTGTTGATCGTAACGCTCTCCATGTTCAACTTGCTGATGAAGCAGTTTGTATTGGTGAGCCTGCCAGCGGTAAAAGTTATTTAAATATTCCCAATATAATTGCTGCCGCTTTGACGCGTAATGCCACTGCTATTCATCCAGGTTATGGCTTTTTGGCAGAAAACGCCAAATTTGCGGAAATCTGTGCTGATCATCATATTGCTTTTATTGGCCCGACTCCGGAAGCTATTCGGTTAATGGGCGATAAATCCACAGCCAAAGAAACCATGCAAAAAGCTGGAGTGCCAACAGTACCCGGTAGCGATGGTTTAGTAGAGTCTGAACAAGAAGGATTAGCACTGGCGAAAGAAATTGGTTATCCAGTGATGATCAAAGCTACTGCTGGTGGTGGTGGGCGTGGTATGCGTTTAGTACGCTCTGAAGATGAATTTGTCAAACTTTTCTTAGCTGCTCAAGGAGAAGCTGGTGCAGCCTTTGGTAATTCTGGCGTTTATATAGAAAAATTTATTGAACGTCCACGGCACATTGAATTTCAAATTTTGGCAGATAATTACGGCAATGTGATTCACTTAGGTGAACGGGATTGTTCAATTCAACGCCGCAACCAAAAACTGTTAGAAGAAGCCCCTAGTCCGGCGCTTGACTCAGACCTACGGGAAAAAATGGGACAAGCAGCGGTCAAAGCTGCCCAGTTTATCAACTTTACTGGGGCAGGCACTATTGAGTTTCTGTTAGATCGATTTGGGAAGTTCTACTTTATGGAAATGAACACCCGAATTCAAGTAGAGCATCCTGTAACAGAGATGATTACTGGGGTGGATTTAGTGGCTGAACAAATTCGGGTTGCTCAAGGAGAAAGACTGAAGCTGACTCAAGACCAAGTAGTGTTGCGTGGTCATGCTATAGAATGCCGAATTAACGCTGAAGACCCAGACCATGATTTCCGTCCCGCCCCAGGACGCATCAGCGGTTATCTTCCCCCCGGTGGACCTGGTGTGCGGATTGATTCTCACGTTTACACCGATTACCAGATTCCTCCCTACTACGATTCTTTAATTGGCAAGCTCATCGTTTGGGGGCCAGATCGGGCAACTGCCATTAATCGGATGAAACGCGCTCTCCGGGAGTGTGCCATTACGGGACTACCAACAACTATTGGTTTTCATCAAAGAATTATGGAAAACCCACAGTTTTTACAAGGTAACGTTTACACCAATTTCGTTCAAGAAATGAAACTTTAG
- a CDS encoding photosystem II PsbX protein, whose translation MTPSLANFLWSLAWGTAIVVIPATVGLIFISQKDKIQRS comes from the coding sequence ATGACACCATCTTTAGCAAATTTTCTTTGGAGTCTGGCTTGGGGTACTGCGATCGTTGTTATCCCTGCTACCGTTGGGCTAATTTTCATTAGCCAAAAAGATAAAATCCAACGTTCATAA